In a single window of the Elaeis guineensis isolate ETL-2024a chromosome 8, EG11, whole genome shotgun sequence genome:
- the LOC105049544 gene encoding calmodulin-binding protein 60 E isoform X1 gives MRGGKKRLPPTEWESEAAAPETSSSVASKRPKVPALTGVIVEALKMDGLQRLCSTLEPLFRRIVSEEVERALTKSSCASLTGSRSSPLRIDGPGGRKLQLHFRSRMPPHLFTGGKVEGEQGAAIHVVLLDANTGMVVPSGPESMAKLNVMVLEGDFNDEADDDWSQEHFESYEVKEREGKRPLLTGDLQVTLKGGVGTLGELTFTDNSSWIRSRKFRIGLKLADGYCDGIRIREAKTEAFAVKDHRGELYKKHYPPALHDEVWRLERIAKDGALHKKLVNANILTVEDFLRFLVRDPQRLRNVLGSAVSNKMWENTVEHAKTCVLGGKLYVYYSDETRSSGAVFNHIYELRGLIANGQFLSVESLSHDQKVSVDLLVKRAYDDWNHAIEYDGQDLLNSVKSSQKAQHPPTTDYNSPLGMSHCLMPTAHPEGYHSSSSGTCLQNEGTHSNHSALLALATPQTSYGGACTSGEWPHVQEEQNFNDYMEEIRIRSLEILEHGDMQCLLSSFNTNGVGVFGSSSEAHYSYPSAHFEPQSECMFGQEHNRNNAKAAISWLKLKAAFRWGIFVRKKAAERRAQLVELD, from the exons ATGAGAGGGGGGAAGAAGAGGCTGCCACCCACAGAATGGGAAAGCGAGGCGGCGGCGCCGGAGACCTCCTCCTCGGTGGCCAGCAAGAGGCCTAAAGTGCCAGCTCTTACTGG TGTTATAGTAGAAGCGCTGAAGATGGATGGCTTGCAGAGGCTCTGCTCCACTCTAGAGCCTCTTTTTCGCCGGATC GTCAGTGAAGAAGTGGAGCGTGCATTGACAAAATCAAGCTGTGCCAGTTTGACCGGAAG CAGGTCCTCCCCCCTGAGAATAGACGGACCAGGGGGGAGGAAGCTGCAACTTCATTTCAGATCAAGGATGCCCCCTCACCTATTCACTGGAGGAAAGGTAGAGGGGGAACAGGGTGCAGCGATCCATGTTGTGCTGCTGGATGCAAACACTGGCATGGTTGTCCCATCAGGGCCTGAATCGATGGCTAAACTAAATGTAATGGTGCTGGAAGGTGACTTCAATGATGAAGCTGATGATGATTGGTCCCAAGAGCACTTTGAAAGCTATGAAGTGAAGGAGCGTGAAGGAAAGAGGCCACTTCTCACTGGGGACTTGCAGGTAACTCTCAAAGGAGGAGTTGGCACCCTGGGAGAACTGACCTTCACAGACAACTCTAGCTGGATAAGGAGCAGAAAATTTAGAATTGGTTTGAAACTGGCTGATGGTTATTGTGATGGCATTCGCATTCGTGAGGCTAAGACTGAGGCATTTGCCGTAAAAGATCACAGAGGAGAAT TATACAAGAAACACTACCCACCTGCCTTACATGATGAGGTATGGAGATTGGAAAGAATAGCAAAGGATGGAGCACTGCACAAGAAGTTGGTAAATGCCAATATATTAACTGTTGAAGATTTCCTCCGATTTCTTGTCAGAGATCCACAGAGATTAAGAAAT GTACTTGGAAGTGCCGTGTCCAATAAGATGTGGGAGAACACAGTGGAGCATGCCAAGACTTGTGTGCTAGGTGGGAAGCTTTATGTATACTACTCTGATGAAACAAGAAGCAGTGGAGCTGTTTTTAACCACATTTATGAGCTTAGGGGACTTATTGCAAATGGCCAGTTTCTCTCTGTTGAATCACTTTCTCATGATCAAAAG GTCTCAGTTGATCTGTTAGTCAAGAGAGCATATGATGACTGGAACCATGCCATAGAGTATGATGGCCAAGACCTGCTGAATTCTGTAAAGAGTAGTCAAAAGGCACAACATCCACCCACCACAGACTACAACTCCCCCCTTGGCATGAGCCATTGTCTCATGCCAACAGCACACCCTGAAGGCTACCATTCATCAAGCTCTGGAACTTGTCTCCAGAATGAAGGAACTCACAGTAATCACTCAGCCCTGCTAGCTCTTGCAACCCCACAAACATCATATGGCGGTGCTTGTACTTCAGGAGAATGGCCACATGTGCAAGAAGAGCAGAATTTCAATGATTACATGGAAGAGATTCGCATCAGGAGTTTGGAGATCTTAGAACATGGTGACATGCAGTGCTTGCTGAGCTCCTTTAATACAAATGGAGTCGGAGTTTTTGGTAGTTCCAGTGAGGCTCATTATTCTTATCCTAGTGCTCACTTTGAGCCTCAGAGTGAGTGCATGTTTGGGCAGGAGCATAACCGAAATAATGCAAAGGCTGCGATAAGTTGGCTTAAGCTGAAAGCAGCTTTCAGATGGGGCATCTTCGTTAGAAAGAAAGCTGCAGAGAGGAGAGCTCAGCTGGTGGAGTTGGATTGA
- the LOC105049544 gene encoding calmodulin-binding protein 60 E isoform X2: MRGGKKRLPPTEWESEAAAPETSSSVASKRPKVPALTGVIVEALKMDGLQRLCSTLEPLFRRIVSEEVERALTKSSCASLTGRSSPLRIDGPGGRKLQLHFRSRMPPHLFTGGKVEGEQGAAIHVVLLDANTGMVVPSGPESMAKLNVMVLEGDFNDEADDDWSQEHFESYEVKEREGKRPLLTGDLQVTLKGGVGTLGELTFTDNSSWIRSRKFRIGLKLADGYCDGIRIREAKTEAFAVKDHRGELYKKHYPPALHDEVWRLERIAKDGALHKKLVNANILTVEDFLRFLVRDPQRLRNVLGSAVSNKMWENTVEHAKTCVLGGKLYVYYSDETRSSGAVFNHIYELRGLIANGQFLSVESLSHDQKVSVDLLVKRAYDDWNHAIEYDGQDLLNSVKSSQKAQHPPTTDYNSPLGMSHCLMPTAHPEGYHSSSSGTCLQNEGTHSNHSALLALATPQTSYGGACTSGEWPHVQEEQNFNDYMEEIRIRSLEILEHGDMQCLLSSFNTNGVGVFGSSSEAHYSYPSAHFEPQSECMFGQEHNRNNAKAAISWLKLKAAFRWGIFVRKKAAERRAQLVELD; this comes from the exons ATGAGAGGGGGGAAGAAGAGGCTGCCACCCACAGAATGGGAAAGCGAGGCGGCGGCGCCGGAGACCTCCTCCTCGGTGGCCAGCAAGAGGCCTAAAGTGCCAGCTCTTACTGG TGTTATAGTAGAAGCGCTGAAGATGGATGGCTTGCAGAGGCTCTGCTCCACTCTAGAGCCTCTTTTTCGCCGGATC GTCAGTGAAGAAGTGGAGCGTGCATTGACAAAATCAAGCTGTGCCAGTTTGACCGGAAG GTCCTCCCCCCTGAGAATAGACGGACCAGGGGGGAGGAAGCTGCAACTTCATTTCAGATCAAGGATGCCCCCTCACCTATTCACTGGAGGAAAGGTAGAGGGGGAACAGGGTGCAGCGATCCATGTTGTGCTGCTGGATGCAAACACTGGCATGGTTGTCCCATCAGGGCCTGAATCGATGGCTAAACTAAATGTAATGGTGCTGGAAGGTGACTTCAATGATGAAGCTGATGATGATTGGTCCCAAGAGCACTTTGAAAGCTATGAAGTGAAGGAGCGTGAAGGAAAGAGGCCACTTCTCACTGGGGACTTGCAGGTAACTCTCAAAGGAGGAGTTGGCACCCTGGGAGAACTGACCTTCACAGACAACTCTAGCTGGATAAGGAGCAGAAAATTTAGAATTGGTTTGAAACTGGCTGATGGTTATTGTGATGGCATTCGCATTCGTGAGGCTAAGACTGAGGCATTTGCCGTAAAAGATCACAGAGGAGAAT TATACAAGAAACACTACCCACCTGCCTTACATGATGAGGTATGGAGATTGGAAAGAATAGCAAAGGATGGAGCACTGCACAAGAAGTTGGTAAATGCCAATATATTAACTGTTGAAGATTTCCTCCGATTTCTTGTCAGAGATCCACAGAGATTAAGAAAT GTACTTGGAAGTGCCGTGTCCAATAAGATGTGGGAGAACACAGTGGAGCATGCCAAGACTTGTGTGCTAGGTGGGAAGCTTTATGTATACTACTCTGATGAAACAAGAAGCAGTGGAGCTGTTTTTAACCACATTTATGAGCTTAGGGGACTTATTGCAAATGGCCAGTTTCTCTCTGTTGAATCACTTTCTCATGATCAAAAG GTCTCAGTTGATCTGTTAGTCAAGAGAGCATATGATGACTGGAACCATGCCATAGAGTATGATGGCCAAGACCTGCTGAATTCTGTAAAGAGTAGTCAAAAGGCACAACATCCACCCACCACAGACTACAACTCCCCCCTTGGCATGAGCCATTGTCTCATGCCAACAGCACACCCTGAAGGCTACCATTCATCAAGCTCTGGAACTTGTCTCCAGAATGAAGGAACTCACAGTAATCACTCAGCCCTGCTAGCTCTTGCAACCCCACAAACATCATATGGCGGTGCTTGTACTTCAGGAGAATGGCCACATGTGCAAGAAGAGCAGAATTTCAATGATTACATGGAAGAGATTCGCATCAGGAGTTTGGAGATCTTAGAACATGGTGACATGCAGTGCTTGCTGAGCTCCTTTAATACAAATGGAGTCGGAGTTTTTGGTAGTTCCAGTGAGGCTCATTATTCTTATCCTAGTGCTCACTTTGAGCCTCAGAGTGAGTGCATGTTTGGGCAGGAGCATAACCGAAATAATGCAAAGGCTGCGATAAGTTGGCTTAAGCTGAAAGCAGCTTTCAGATGGGGCATCTTCGTTAGAAAGAAAGCTGCAGAGAGGAGAGCTCAGCTGGTGGAGTTGGATTGA
- the LOC105049543 gene encoding LOW QUALITY PROTEIN: two-component response regulator ORR24 (The sequence of the model RefSeq protein was modified relative to this genomic sequence to represent the inferred CDS: inserted 1 base in 1 codon), with protein MTEEEGRRSMEKEGEATDEFPVGMRVLAVDDDPTCLKLLENLLLRCQYNVTTTTKATVALELLRENKDKFDLVVSDVHMPDMDGFKLLELVGLEMDLPVIMVSANGDTKAVMKGITHGACDYLLKPIRIEEVKNIWQHVVRRRKFDTRYHNNVEDGPRAQIPNSETVQGHGDHSGKANRKRKDQNEEEDEDSEENTQDHEESSAQKKPRVVWSVDLHGKFVAAVNQXGIDKAVPKKILDLMNVENLTRENVASHLQKYRLYLKRLSTVANQQTNMTVLGGRNSSYTNTSSLDGFRNFHAWGGSRQLPALTSFQPNGLLGRMNSSTAFGVHSLVPSQIVQHGHAQNTSNSINDLWKLQGTNLPRNHQGNSLQGMPTSMGLDQLRRLELGQEANNILPSSLSSSGLANGLSGNSFTNMANKPFLVQANKEQTHPGGLDKYYSVRMPSSGSDPFEFPLGDSSQFPNLVRCNTWQDALSLTDYHETTLPMCAPFSNNCSSPSNVGGSVPSTVSNMDRDICGQSSIHAAMAPMHGSLIGNDVHGHVGSLGGSMMPVAMSAYEDPKFPDIGSLDKSKQKWEEQKQNQSFNSNVIFSSSLNSSLPNLHRNDPIGSQILSSAIGNQKMDTDVIGQTVLDARDLTQHGSIDKSQCNFSSADCSYNEPVDGEWNASNNKSST; from the exons ATGACGGAAGAAGAGGGGAGGAGAAGCATGGAGAAGGAGGGGGAAGCCACAGACGAGTTCCCTGTGGGCATGCGTGTTCTTGCCGTCGATGATGATCCCACTTGCCTCAAGTTGTTGGAGAATCTGCTTCTCCGCTGCCAATACAATG TTACGACGACAACTAAGGCGACTGTCGCTTTGGAGTTGTTGAGGGAGAACAAAGACAAGTTTGATCTGGTTGTCAGTGATGTCCACATGCCGGACATGGATGGTTTCAAGCTTTTGGAGCTTGTGGGCCTCGAAATGGACCTCCCGGTTATTA TGGTGTCTGCCAATGGTGATACAAAAGCTGTGATGAAGGGAATAACTCATGGTGCTTGTGACTATCTGTTGAAGCCCATCCGGATCGAGGAGGTTAAGAACATCTGGCAGCATGTAGTGAGGAGGAGAAAGTTTGATACAAGATATCACAATAATGTGGAGGACGGTCCGAGGGCCCAAATACCTAATTCTGAAACCGTGCAGGGGCATGGTGATCATAGTGGTAAGGCTAACAGGAAAAGGAAGGACCAgaatgaagaagaagatgaagattcTGAGGAAAACActcaagatcatgaagaatcctCTGCCCAGAAGAAGCCAAGGGTCGTTTGGTCTGTTGACCTACATGGCAAATTTGTCGCTGCTGTTAATC TGGGAATTGACA AGGCTGTACCCAAGAAGATATTAGATCTCATGAATGTTGAAAATTTGACAAGAGAAAATGTTGCTAGCCATCTACAG AAGTACAGGCTCTACCTGAAAAGGCTCAGTACCGTGGCAAACCAGCAAACTAACATGACTGTTTTAGGAGGTAGAAACTCCTCTTATACTAATACGAGTTCATTGGATGGTTTTAGAAATTTTCATGCATGGGGGGGATCTAGGCAGCTACCAGCCCTTACATCTTTTCAACCAAATGGATTACTTGGTAGAATGAATAGTTCGACTGCATTTGGAGTGCATAGTTTGGTGCCTTCTCAGATAGTTCAACATGGCCATGCACAAAACACAAGCAATAGTATCAATGATCTCTGGAAGCTTCAGGGCACCAATCTACCAAGAAACCATCAAGGAAATTCACTTCAGGGGATGCCAACATCTATGGGACTGGATCAGCTGCGACGACTCGAGTTAGGGCAGGAAGCAAACAACATCTTGCCCTCTAGTTTATCTAGCAGTGGACTGGCAAATGGTCTTAGCGGCAACTCTTTCACTAATATGGCAAACAAACCTTTCTTAGTGCAAGCAAATAAAGAGCAGACACATCCTGGTGGTTTGGACAAATATTATTCTGTTAGAATGCCTTCCTCTGGCTCAGACCCTTTTGAGTTTCCTCTTGGGGATTCTTCTCAATTTCCCAATCTTGTTAGATGCAATACTTGGCAAGATGCTCTTTCATTAACCGATTATCATGAAACCACTTTGCCCATGTGTGCCCCTTTTAGTAATAACTGTTCATCTCCAAGCAATGTTGGAGGCAGTGTTCCTTCAACAGTCTCAAATATGGACAGGGATATTTGTGGTCAATCTTCCATCCATGCTGCAATGGCACCTATGCATGGCTCATTGATAGGCAATGATGTACACGGCCATGTCGGTTCGCTTGGTGGGAGTATGATGCCTGTTGCAATGAGTGCTTATGAAGACCCAAAGTTCCCCGACATAGGTAGCTTAGACAAATCTAAGCAGAAATGGGAGGAACAGAAACAGAATCAGAGCTTTAATTCCAATGTCATATTCAGTTCCTCCTTAAACTCTTCACTGCCCAATCTTCATAGAAATGATCCTATTGGTAGTCAGATATTGAGCAGTGCTATTGGTAACCAAAAGATGGATACAGATGTGATTGGACAAACAGTTCTTGATGCTCGGGACCTCACACAACATGGAAGTATTGATAAGTCACAATGTAACTTCAGTTCTGCTGATTGCAGCTATAATGAACCT GTTGATGGAGAGTGGAATGCTTCCAACAATAAGTCCAGCACATGA